One region of Qipengyuania gaetbuli genomic DNA includes:
- a CDS encoding energy transducer TonB, with product MERTAIRAEERTGLIVAVALHLLVLAALVIQAFFEGDKAPPRTERMTVSLAEDVGMEATAPDPVPESRAAIAPELADVPAPAPEILPAPTTPQVDRPTPRVQSPVPAPARETRQQPRREQPRQQAQPRPAERGGGSRIGDNFLAGAGDSTTTNETRVPASQIGASAKASLVQAISREIKPHWKPPSGPEVEEITTFLRFRLNPDGSLAGRPEVVRQTGVNDTNRAQAGRHGEQAIRAVQLAAPFDLPEQYYEAWKVVGPFGFDWRLAQ from the coding sequence ATGGAGAGAACCGCAATCAGGGCAGAGGAGCGTACCGGGCTGATCGTCGCGGTCGCGCTGCACTTGCTGGTGCTCGCCGCGCTGGTGATCCAGGCCTTTTTCGAAGGCGACAAGGCCCCGCCGCGTACCGAGCGGATGACGGTAAGCCTGGCCGAAGACGTCGGGATGGAGGCGACCGCGCCTGATCCGGTGCCCGAAAGCCGCGCCGCGATCGCGCCCGAACTGGCCGATGTTCCTGCCCCTGCACCCGAAATCCTGCCTGCCCCGACCACGCCGCAGGTCGATCGCCCGACGCCGAGGGTGCAATCGCCCGTTCCCGCTCCTGCGCGCGAGACGCGCCAGCAGCCCCGCCGCGAACAGCCGCGCCAGCAGGCGCAGCCGCGACCGGCAGAGCGGGGTGGCGGCTCGCGCATCGGCGACAATTTCCTCGCCGGTGCAGGCGACAGCACGACGACCAACGAGACCCGCGTCCCCGCCTCGCAGATCGGCGCGAGCGCGAAGGCTTCGCTGGTCCAGGCCATCTCGCGCGAGATCAAGCCGCACTGGAAACCGCCCAGCGGCCCGGAAGTGGAGGAGATCACGACCTTCCTGCGGTTCCGCCTCAATCCCGATGGCAGCCTTGCCGGTCGGCCAGAGGTCGTCCGTCAGACCGGTGTGAACGACACGAACCGCGCACAGGCCGGACGCCACGGCGAACAGGCAATCCGCGCGGTGCAACTGGCTGCCCCGTTCGACTTGCCAGAACAGTATTATGAAGCCTGGAAGGTGGTTGGACCCTTCGGCTTCGACTGGAGACTTGCCCAATGA
- a CDS encoding ExbD/TolR family protein yields MAMNLASAKGTRRRRGRGGRRPMSEINVTPFVDVMLVLLIIFMVTAPLLTAGVPIQLPDSRANALPQEAQQVSISIDAEGFVYIDDQQVPVGGLPQALENLPRTGEGPDITLRADRALDYGRVMAVMGELNRAGLNRISLVTNGGQSAPPVNSGSSDEE; encoded by the coding sequence ATGGCGATGAACCTCGCCTCTGCCAAAGGCACGCGCCGGCGTCGCGGGCGCGGCGGGCGGCGGCCCATGTCCGAAATCAACGTCACGCCCTTCGTCGACGTTATGCTGGTGCTGCTGATCATCTTCATGGTCACTGCCCCGCTGCTTACTGCAGGCGTGCCGATCCAGTTGCCCGACAGCAGGGCCAATGCCCTGCCGCAGGAAGCGCAGCAGGTATCGATCAGCATCGATGCGGAAGGCTTTGTCTATATCGACGACCAGCAGGTGCCTGTCGGGGGACTGCCGCAGGCGCTCGAGAACCTGCCGCGCACGGGCGAAGGGCCGGACATTACCCTGCGCGCCGACCGCGCGCTCGATTACGGCCGCGTGATGGCAGTAATGGGCGAGCTCAACCGGGCCGGTCTCAATCGCATCTCGCTGGTGACGAATGGCGGCCAGTCGGCCCCGCCGGTCAATTCCGGTTCATCCGACGAGGAATAG
- the tolQ gene encoding protein TolQ, whose product MTTLSLLAVTAPTRVDPVQLFMDADIVVQLVMLGLVLASIWVWTIIVSFSLRMGKLKTRTRKYEEDFWQAENFDRFMAERGTRDVPSARVAQAAVVEWRKSTKGEVRDREGLRSRLASAMESQVAMEADDIAERLNFLATVGAVAPFVGLFGTVWGIMNSFFQIGAQESSSLAVVAPGISEALFATAIGLFAAIPAVIAYNRFSHSVERFEAGLHRFADRLHATFSRQLEQR is encoded by the coding sequence ATGACGACACTTTCCCTCCTTGCCGTAACCGCTCCGACCCGGGTCGATCCCGTCCAGCTGTTCATGGACGCCGACATTGTCGTCCAGCTGGTCATGCTCGGCCTCGTCCTTGCCAGCATCTGGGTGTGGACGATCATCGTCTCCTTCTCGCTGCGCATGGGCAAGCTGAAGACACGTACCCGCAAGTACGAGGAAGATTTCTGGCAGGCGGAGAACTTCGACCGCTTCATGGCCGAACGCGGCACCCGCGATGTGCCGTCCGCCCGGGTGGCACAGGCCGCCGTCGTCGAATGGCGCAAGTCGACCAAGGGCGAGGTTCGCGACCGCGAGGGTCTGCGCAGCCGCCTTGCCTCCGCCATGGAAAGCCAAGTCGCCATGGAAGCCGACGACATTGCCGAGCGGCTGAACTTCCTCGCCACCGTCGGCGCGGTCGCCCCTTTCGTCGGCCTGTTCGGCACGGTCTGGGGCATCATGAACAGCTTCTTCCAGATCGGCGCGCAGGAAAGCTCCTCGCTCGCCGTCGTGGCACCCGGCATTTCGGAAGCGCTCTTCGCCACTGCGATCGGCCTGTTCGCGGCCATTCCCGCGGTGATTGCCTACAACCGGTTCAGTCACTCGGTCGAACGGTTCGAGGCCGGACTTCACCGCTTCGCCGACCGGCTGCACGCGACCTTCAGCCGCCAGCTGGAGCAGCGCTGA
- a CDS encoding YbgC/FadM family acyl-CoA thioesterase: MTMPNFPDGIIDKDRHLYAVRAYYEDTDLSGIVYHANYLRWFERARSDLLRGLEIDQRAAIEAGEGAYAVSEINLKYLRPAKLDDDVLIETRCTELKAASCRMHQKAFRGDELLAEAHLRVGFISLDGRPRRQPEDWRASFARFASSTEA, encoded by the coding sequence ATGACCATGCCCAACTTCCCCGACGGTATCATCGACAAGGACCGGCATCTTTATGCCGTGCGCGCCTATTACGAAGACACGGACCTGTCGGGCATCGTCTATCACGCGAATTACCTGCGCTGGTTCGAGCGCGCGCGTTCGGACCTGCTGCGCGGGCTGGAGATCGACCAGCGCGCCGCCATCGAGGCGGGCGAGGGCGCCTACGCGGTGTCCGAGATCAATCTCAAGTACCTGCGTCCTGCGAAACTCGACGACGATGTGCTGATCGAAACGCGTTGCACCGAACTGAAGGCCGCGTCCTGCCGGATGCACCAGAAGGCGTTTCGCGGTGACGAATTGCTTGCCGAGGCACATTTGCGCGTCGGCTTCATTTCACTTGATGGGCGGCCCCGCCGGCAGCCCGAGGATTGGCGCGCATCCTTCGCGCGCTTCGCCAGCTCGACAGAGGCATAA